In Candidatus Synechococcus calcipolaris G9, a genomic segment contains:
- a CDS encoding type II toxin-antitoxin system VapC family toxin — MGGRFLLDTNIVIALFADEVIVKDNLAQASEVFIPSIVIGELCYGARKSGRVKANLARVDKLVAGSTILVCDAETAQQYGEVKNNLRLKGRPLPENDVWIAALVLQHDLILITRDNHFQEVENLQIVVW, encoded by the coding sequence ATGGGTGGTAGGTTTTTGCTCGATACCAACATCGTTATTGCACTTTTTGCAGACGAGGTGATCGTCAAAGACAATCTTGCTCAAGCTAGTGAAGTTTTCATTCCAAGCATTGTCATTGGTGAGCTGTGTTATGGAGCCAGAAAGTCAGGACGAGTTAAAGCAAACTTAGCAAGAGTTGATAAATTAGTTGCTGGTAGCACAATATTGGTATGTGATGCTGAAACGGCTCAGCAATATGGCGAAGTTAAGAATAACTTGAGGCTCAAGGGTCGCCCACTGCCTGAGAATGATGTCTGGATTGCAGCCCTTGTCCTACAGCATGATCTGATTCTGATAACACGAGATAACCATTTTCAAGAAGTGGAGAATCTGCAAATCGTAGTGTGGTGA
- a CDS encoding Uma2 family endonuclease produces the protein MVQSFTKPLTLENFLQLPETKPASEYIDGLIIQKPMPQGEHSVIQTELAPAINLAVKPKQTARAFTELRCTFGGRSTVPDIAVFLWNRIPRKENGRVANVFSIAPDWTIEILSPEQSQTKVIKNILYCLTHGTQMGWLIDPDKQSVFVYLPDQPTTAYDEPKARLPVPEFAKDFNLTVEALFNWLRE, from the coding sequence ATGGTGCAAAGTTTTACTAAACCCCTTACACTAGAGAATTTTTTACAGTTGCCGGAGACAAAACCCGCCAGCGAGTACATTGACGGACTGATCATCCAGAAACCAATGCCACAAGGAGAGCACAGCGTAATCCAGACTGAATTAGCACCTGCAATTAATTTGGCTGTAAAACCCAAACAGACTGCACGGGCTTTCACAGAGTTGCGTTGTACTTTTGGCGGACGCTCAACCGTACCTGATATTGCTGTATTTCTGTGGAATCGAATTCCACGCAAGGAAAATGGTAGGGTTGCAAATGTTTTTTCCATTGCTCCAGATTGGACCATCGAAATTCTTTCACCTGAGCAGAGCCAAACTAAAGTCATCAAAAATATCCTGTACTGCCTCACGCATGGAACTCAGATGGGCTGGCTGATTGATCCAGATAAGCAATCAGTTTTTGTTTATCTACCCGATCAACCAACGACTGCCTATGATGAACCAAAGGCACGATTGCCAGTACCAGAATTTGCTAAAGACTTTAACCTCACCGTAGAAGCTCTATTTAACTGGTTAAGAGAGTGA
- a CDS encoding FAD-dependent thymidylate synthase: protein MQDGRVIADSLSPAGIRLVTLQLTYPRFIHSELLTHRVFSRNSASSRAVPVTKVMEQVEQYPVIPYHWGQNQRGMQAAVEIEQKDQGKNIWLETRLAVLEGAKKLNELGVHKQVVNRMLEPWMWMQTVVSSTEWDNFLHLRNHPDAQPEMQQLAKMIQTLLENHTPTPVDVGTWHLPYIAAEERDTFSLDQLKYMSVARCARVSYYLRDGRRSDPESDLTLYERLAGSEPKHLSPLEHVAECMGDRQGYANFTGWRQLRFHAEG, encoded by the coding sequence GTGCAAGATGGGCGTGTCATTGCCGATTCTTTGTCCCCAGCGGGCATTCGCTTAGTGACGTTGCAATTGACCTATCCTCGCTTTATCCATAGTGAACTGTTAACCCATCGCGTTTTTTCCCGCAATTCTGCCAGTTCTCGGGCCGTTCCCGTCACCAAAGTGATGGAGCAGGTGGAGCAGTATCCAGTGATTCCCTACCACTGGGGCCAAAATCAACGGGGGATGCAGGCGGCCGTAGAAATCGAGCAAAAAGATCAAGGGAAAAACATTTGGCTAGAAACCCGATTGGCGGTGCTAGAGGGGGCAAAAAAGTTAAATGAATTGGGGGTGCACAAACAGGTCGTTAATCGAATGCTGGAACCCTGGATGTGGATGCAAACCGTGGTTAGTAGTACGGAATGGGATAATTTTCTCCACTTGCGGAATCATCCCGATGCCCAGCCGGAGATGCAACAGCTGGCTAAAATGATCCAAACCTTACTGGAGAACCATACTCCGACCCCGGTGGACGTAGGGACATGGCATTTACCCTACATTGCCGCCGAAGAACGGGACACCTTTAGCCTAGACCAACTGAAGTATATGTCCGTGGCCCGGTGCGCGCGGGTGTCCTACTATTTGCGGGATGGGCGGCGCAGTGACCCGGAATCGGATTTAACCCTATACGAGCGGCTGGCAGGATCGGAGCCAAAACACCTTTCCCCCCTAGAGCATGTGGCTGAATGTATGGGCGATCGCCAGGGGTATGCTAATTTTACTGGCTGGCGGCAGTTACGATTTCATGCCGAAGGCTAA
- a CDS encoding ABC transporter permease: MILTSAPSLKFHHLQQNVFRGLTSETSQFIVKRLLQAILTLFLASALSFAIIQLAPGNYLDTLKANPQISPERIAELEAQFGLNKSALQQYFNWLWQIIRHGNFGTSFVYQRSVASLLWERVPATLLLSFSSIIVTWGLAIPLGVIAGINQNRWSDRTLQVVSYIGQGFPSFITALLLLFLAQNTPLFPVGGMTSIDHDDLTGLGKVLDIGWHLILPTLALSLTSFAGLQRLMRGNLLDVLRQNYIQTARAKGLPEHRVIYVHALRNAINPLVTLLGFEFASLLSGAFIAEFFFNWPGLGRLILQAVQSQDIYLVMASLMMGATMLIIGNLLADLLLKWVDPRIQLAANG, encoded by the coding sequence ATGATCCTTACCTCCGCCCCTTCCCTAAAATTTCACCACCTTCAGCAGAATGTTTTCCGTGGTCTGACTAGTGAAACGAGCCAATTTATTGTCAAGCGACTGTTGCAGGCGATTTTAACCCTTTTTCTGGCCTCTGCCCTTAGTTTTGCCATTATTCAGTTGGCTCCTGGCAATTATTTAGATACCCTGAAAGCCAATCCCCAAATTTCCCCGGAACGCATTGCCGAATTAGAAGCCCAATTTGGCTTAAATAAATCTGCCCTTCAGCAATATTTTAATTGGTTGTGGCAAATTATTCGCCATGGCAATTTTGGTACCAGTTTTGTCTATCAGCGTTCGGTGGCATCTCTTTTGTGGGAACGGGTTCCGGCTACCTTACTTCTCTCTTTTTCCTCCATTATTGTCACCTGGGGCTTAGCCATTCCCTTGGGTGTTATTGCGGGCATCAATCAAAATCGTTGGAGCGATCGCACGTTACAAGTGGTGAGCTACATTGGCCAAGGATTTCCCAGTTTTATTACGGCCCTCCTCCTGTTGTTTCTGGCCCAGAATACGCCCCTGTTTCCTGTGGGGGGGATGACCAGTATTGATCACGATGACCTAACCGGGTTAGGCAAAGTTTTAGATATTGGCTGGCATTTAATTTTACCCACCCTAGCCTTGAGTCTGACCAGTTTTGCCGGACTACAGCGTTTAATGCGGGGCAATTTACTGGATGTCCTGCGCCAAAATTATATTCAGACGGCCCGGGCCAAGGGATTGCCGGAACATCGGGTTATCTATGTCCATGCCCTACGGAATGCCATTAATCCGCTAGTGACGCTCCTCGGATTTGAGTTTGCCAGTTTGTTGAGCGGAGCCTTTATTGCCGAATTTTTCTTTAATTGGCCGGGCTTAGGGCGACTCATTTTGCAGGCCGTCCAATCCCAAGATATTTACCTGGTGATGGCCAGTCTGATGATGGGCGCGACCATGTTGATTATTGGTAATCTATTGGCAGATCTTTTACTTAAATGGGTGGATCCGCGCATTCAGTTGGCAGCAAATGGTTAG